A genomic window from Megalobrama amblycephala isolate DHTTF-2021 linkage group LG2, ASM1881202v1, whole genome shotgun sequence includes:
- the hapln1b gene encoding hyaluronan and proteoglycan link protein 1 — translation MTFLLFFLLVLSESRADNFDEAYSDLEHYRTIYISENGPKLSVDTAQPKVISQRGGNATLTCKFNRDPSSAPNPKLRIKWTKLTSDYLKEIDVFVAMGFHKKSYGQFHGRVHLQAASENDASLVITEITLEDYGKYKCEVIDGLEDDTAVVSLDLQGIVFPYFPRLGRYNLNFPDAEKACRDQDAIVASFDQLYDAWRDGLDWCNAGWLSDGSVQYPITKPREPCGGKNTIPGVRNYGMRDKQKERYDVFCFTSNYKGRFYYLIHPSKLTYNEAVQACQKDGAQIAKVGQMYAAWKLLGYDRCDAGWLADGSVRYPISKPRRRCSPTEAAVRFSGFPDKKHKLYGVYCYKSNN, via the exons ATGACCTTCCTGCTTTTTTTCCTCTTGGTCCTCTCCGAGAGCCGAGCTGACAACTTTGATGAGGCTTACAGTGACCTGGAGCACTACAGGACCATATACATCTCAG aaaatggaCCCAAACTCTCAGTGGACACAGCTCAACCCAAAGTAATCTCACAACGTGGAGGTAACGCCACACTGACATGCAAGTTCAACCGGGATCCCTCGTCTGCACCAAATCCCAAACTGAGGATTAAATGGACTAAACTGACTTCAGACTATCTAAAGGAAATCGATGTTTTCGTAGCAATGGGCTTCCACAAAAAGAGCTATGGTCAATTCCATGGCCGCGTGCACCTTCAGGCTGCCAGCGAGAATGATGCCTCACTGGTTATCACCGAGATCACTCtagaggattatgggaaatatAAGTGTGAAGTCATCGATGGCTTGGAGGATGATACAGCAGTTGTATCCCTTGACCTGCAAG GCATTGTGTTTCCGTATTTTCCTCGACTGGGTCGTTACAACCTGAACTTCCCTGATGCTGAGAAAGCTTGCAGAGACCAAGATGCCATTGTGGCATCTTTCGACCAGCTGTACGATGCCTGGAGAGACGGGTTGGATTGGTGCAATGCAGGGTGGCTCAGTGACGGATCGGTGCAATACCCCATCACCAAACCCAGAGAGCCATGTGGAGGCAAAAACACCATTCCCGGTGTGAGGAATTATGGGATGCGTGACAAGCAAAAAGAAAGATATGATGTCTTCTGTTTCACCTCTAACTACAAAG GACGTTTCTATTATTTGATACACCCTTCCAAGCTTACGTATAACGAGGCAGTGCAGGCATGTCAAAAGGATGGCGCTCAGATTGCCAAAGTCGGTCAGATGTACGCAGCATGGAAGCTGCTGGGCTACGACCGCTGCGACGCAGGCTGGCTGGCAGACGGCAGTGTACGGTACCCGATCTCAAAACCACGCAGGCGCTGCAGTCCCACAGAGGCCGCCGTACGCTTCTCTGGATTCCCAGACAAGAAGCACAAACTCTACGGCGTCTACTGCTACAAGAGTAACAACTGA